The proteins below are encoded in one region of Hordeum vulgare subsp. vulgare chromosome 3H, MorexV3_pseudomolecules_assembly, whole genome shotgun sequence:
- the LOC123444783 gene encoding DNA repair protein XRCC2 homolog isoform X2, which produces MVGEAEGVRPRDWLSVDETAAAFLSRSLSTRPPILLPPPLHRAPLRPGNVVEIAGPSGSGKSQLLLMSAVQCILPKEWEGVHFGGLGKAVMYIDLDCRFDVLRLAQILRKRIAAGCGSVHPTNEEFEIDGSKDEFHSLESTLFSDCMKRFLYVRCYNSSELIDALKSLKFQSEARSEVFGISVYFLMLDSIGAFYWIDRALQPTRESKGKALSFQSITETVIQEIHKFLQLQPILVLVTKAPIYGEGITTSNDFQRGSSKYMSEDSTALRYPKREEERNGSCREYMPSAWQHKKQFFSLSRKMKCFLYILVSGCSLS; this is translated from the exons ATGGTTGGGGAGGCAGAAGGGGTGCGGCCCCGCGACTGGCTCTCCGTGGACGAGACGGCGGCCGCCTTCCTCTCCCGCTCCCTCTCCACGCGGCCCCCGAtcctcctcccgccgccgctccaccgcgcgccgctccgcccgggcaacGTCGTTGAGATCGCTGGCCCGTCCGGTTCCGGCAAGTCCCAGCTGCTCCTCATG TCTGCAGTGCAGTGCATACTACCAAAGGAGTGGGAAGGTGTCCATTTCGGTGGCCTGGGAAAAGCAGTCATGTACATTGACTTGGACTGCCGTTTTGATGTGCTGCGTCTGGCTCAGATCCTGAGGAAGCGCATTGCGGCGGGTTGTG GTTCAGTGCATCCAACaaatgaagaatttgaaattGATGGCTCAAAAGATGAATTCCATTCGCTTGAAAGTACACTGTTTTCTGATTGCATGAAGCGTTTTCTGTATGTCCGTTGTTACAATAGTTCTGAACTTATAGATGCTTTGAAG AGTCTAAAATTTCAATCTGAAGCAAGGAGCGAAGTTTTTGGTATTAGTGTATATTTCCTTATGTTAGACAG CATTGGCGCATTCTACTGGATAGATCGGGCTCTTCAACCTACTAGAGAGAGTAAAGG GAAAGCTCTATCATTTCAGAGTATCACTGAAACTGTTATCCAGGAGATACACAAGTTTTTGCAACTTCAACCTATTTTGGTGTTGGTCACAAAGGCACCTATTTATGGTGAAGGAATCACAACATCAAACGACTTCCAAAG GGGTTCTTCAAAATACATGTCAGAGGATTCAACAGCTTTGAGATATCCGAAACGGGAAGAAGAAAGAAATGGTTCATGTCGTGAATACATGCCATCTGCATGGCAG CACAAGAAGCAGTTTTTTTCTCTGAGCAGGAAAATGAAATGCTTTCTGTACATACTTGTGAGTGGGTGCAGCCTTTCCTGA
- the LOC123444783 gene encoding DNA repair protein XRCC2 homolog isoform X1, with translation MVGEAEGVRPRDWLSVDETAAAFLSRSLSTRPPILLPPPLHRAPLRPGNVVEIAGPSGSGKSQLLLMSAVQCILPKEWEGVHFGGLGKAVMYIDLDCRFDVLRLAQILRKRIAAGCGSVHPTNEEFEIDGSKDEFHSLESTLFSDCMKRFLYVRCYNSSELIDALKSLKFQSEARSEVFGISVYFLMLDSIGAFYWIDRALQPTRESKGKALSFQSITETVIQEIHKFLQLQPILVLVTKAPIYGEGITTSNDFQRGSSKYMSEDSTALRYPKREEERNGSCREYMPSAWQTFVTHRIKLQDLAQEAVFFSEQENEMLSVHTCEWVQPFLNSKEKFYIKDDGVGLIH, from the exons ATGGTTGGGGAGGCAGAAGGGGTGCGGCCCCGCGACTGGCTCTCCGTGGACGAGACGGCGGCCGCCTTCCTCTCCCGCTCCCTCTCCACGCGGCCCCCGAtcctcctcccgccgccgctccaccgcgcgccgctccgcccgggcaacGTCGTTGAGATCGCTGGCCCGTCCGGTTCCGGCAAGTCCCAGCTGCTCCTCATG TCTGCAGTGCAGTGCATACTACCAAAGGAGTGGGAAGGTGTCCATTTCGGTGGCCTGGGAAAAGCAGTCATGTACATTGACTTGGACTGCCGTTTTGATGTGCTGCGTCTGGCTCAGATCCTGAGGAAGCGCATTGCGGCGGGTTGTG GTTCAGTGCATCCAACaaatgaagaatttgaaattGATGGCTCAAAAGATGAATTCCATTCGCTTGAAAGTACACTGTTTTCTGATTGCATGAAGCGTTTTCTGTATGTCCGTTGTTACAATAGTTCTGAACTTATAGATGCTTTGAAG AGTCTAAAATTTCAATCTGAAGCAAGGAGCGAAGTTTTTGGTATTAGTGTATATTTCCTTATGTTAGACAG CATTGGCGCATTCTACTGGATAGATCGGGCTCTTCAACCTACTAGAGAGAGTAAAGG GAAAGCTCTATCATTTCAGAGTATCACTGAAACTGTTATCCAGGAGATACACAAGTTTTTGCAACTTCAACCTATTTTGGTGTTGGTCACAAAGGCACCTATTTATGGTGAAGGAATCACAACATCAAACGACTTCCAAAG GGGTTCTTCAAAATACATGTCAGAGGATTCAACAGCTTTGAGATATCCGAAACGGGAAGAAGAAAGAAATGGTTCATGTCGTGAATACATGCCATCTGCATGGCAG ACATTTGTTACGCACAGGATAAAGTTGCAAGACTTAG CACAAGAAGCAGTTTTTTTCTCTGAGCAGGAAAATGAAATGCTTTCTGTACATACTTGTGAGTGGGTGCAGCCTTTCCTGAACTCAAAAGAGAAGTTTTATATCAAGGAT GATGGTGTTGGCCTTATACATTGA
- the LOC123440465 gene encoding ammonium transporter 3 member 1-like: MATAADYNMSSGYSPSGIVVPPWLNKGDNAWQMIAATLVGLQSMPGLVILYGSIVKKKWAVNSAFMALYAFAAVWLCWVTWGYNMSFGHKLLPFWGKARPALGQQFLLMQAVLPESTHLFKDGSTETPWINPNYPMATMVYFQCVFAAITLILLAGSLLGRMNIRAWMIFVPLWLTFSYTIGAFSLWGGGFLFQWGVMDYSGGYVIHLSSGIAGFTAAYWVGPRSTKDRERFPPNNVLLMLAGAGILWMGWAGFNGGDPYAANLDSSIAVLNTNICAATSLLVWTSLDVIFFKKPSVIGAVQGMITGLVCITPGAGLVQGWAAIVMGVLSGSIPWFTMMIVHKRSKLLQRVDDTLGVFHTHAVAGFLGGVTTGLFAEPTLCSMFVPVTNSRGAFYGGSGGMQLLKQVVGALFIIGWNVVATSIICLVVRLIVPLRMPEEELVIGDDAVHGEEAYALWGDGEKYDSSKHGRYSDNESNQPRNRAPSGVTQDV; this comes from the coding sequence ATGGCGACGGCCGCGGATTACAACATGTCGTCGGGGTACTCCCCCAGCGGCATAGTGGTGCCGCCATGGCTGAACAAGGGCGACAACGCATGGCAGATGATTGCTGCGACGCTGGTGGGGTTACAGAGCATGCCCGGCCTGGTGATCCTCTACGGCAGCATCGTGAAGAAGAAGTGGGCCGTGAACTCGGCATTCATGGCGCTCTATGCCTTCGCCGCCGTGTGGCTCTGCTGGGTCACCTGGGGCTACAACATGTCCTTCGGCCACAAGCTGCTCCCCTTCTGGGGCAAAGCCCGGCCGGCGCTCGGGCAGCAGTTCCTCCTCATGCAGGCCGTCCTGCCGGAGTCCACCCACTTATTCAAGGACGGCAGCACCGAGACGCCATGGATCAATCCGAATTACCCCATGGCCACCATGGTCTATTTCCAGTGCGTCTTCGCCGCCATCACGCTCATCCTCCTCGCCGGTTCGCTGCTGGGCCGCATGAACATCAGGGCGTGGATGATCTTCGTCCCGCTCTGGCTCACCTTCTCCTACACCATCGGCGCCTTCTCGCTCTGGGGCGGAGGCTTCCTCTTCCAGTGGGGCGTCATGGACTACTCCGGCGGCTACGTCATCCACCTCTCCTCCGGGATCGCCGGGTTCACCGCCGCGTACTGGGTGGGGCCCAGGTCCACCAAGGACAGGGAGAGATTCCCGCCCAACAACGTGCTCCTCATGCTCGCCGGCGCCGGCATACTCTGGATGGGGTGGGCCGGGTTCAACGGCGGTGACCCTTACGCCGCCAACCTCGACTCTTCCATCGCCGTGCTCAACACCAACATCTGCGCCGCAACCAGCCTCCTCGTCTGGACCTCCCTGGACGTCATCTTCTTCAAGAAGCCCTCCGTCATCGGCGCCGTCCAGGGCATGATCACCGGCCTCGTTTGCATCACGCCCGGCGCGGGTCTCGTCCAGGGGTGGGCGGCGATCGTGATGGGCGTCCTGTCCGGCAGCATCCCGTGGTTCACgatgatgatcgtgcacaagcgcTCCAAGCTGCTGCAACGCGTGGACGACACGCTGGGCGTGTTCCACACCCACGCAGTGGCGGGGTTCCTCGGCGGCGTGACCACGGGGCTCTTCGCGGAGCCGACGCTGTGCAGCATGTTCGTGCCGGTGACCAACTCCCGCGGCGCCTTCTACGGAGGCAGCGGCGGCATGCAGCTCCTGAAGCAGGTGGTGGGCGCGCTCTTCATCATCGGCTGGAACGTGGTGGCCACCAGCATCATCTGCCTCGTCGTCCGGCTCATCGTACCGCTGCGGATGCCGGAGGAGGAGCTCGTCATCGGCGACGACGCGGTGCACGGCGAGGAGGCCTACGCGCTCTGGGGCGACGGCGAGAAGTACGACTCCTCCAAGCACGGGCGGTACTCCGACAACGAGTCCAACCAGCCGCGCAACAGGGCGCCCAGCGGCGTCACGCAGGACGTCTAG